The genomic region CTTTGGAAATTGCACTCTCAGAAATGAACAAAAAGAATCAAGTTATACGTGAATCCGGAATCTCTGTGCAGGTAAAACGTGGGACGTTCCGTTACATTGAAACAATATTGGCGGACATCAAACGTCATATCTAATATGGGATTCCGGTTTGCGATAAATAAGGGAGGTTCTATCATGAAAAAACTATTCGTACTGGTCGGTTTACTGGTTTGTCTTGTGTTGGCAATAAGTGGCGTTTCCTATGCCGCCGATATGCCGAAGGTGTCCGCAACGTTCTGCAATATGCTGGCACCTGATCACCCGCAGAGCGCCGCAGCGAAGATTCTGGCTAATGAGGTTGCCAAGGAGACGAACGGCAATTTTACGATTGGGCTCCAGTTTAACGGCGCCCTTGGTTCGGACGCTGAAACTGTAGAGGCAACGATTATGGGAACAATGAATATGACTGGCCCGTCGGCTGCTACGCTCGCCACAGTTGATCCTAACTGGTATATCCTTGACGTACCTTATGTATTCCTTTCCAAGGAACAGGCAAGAAGAGCTCTTGACGGCGATTTGGGCAAATATCTGTCTGACAGCCTTGAGAAGTCTCACGGTCTTATCTGCCTCGGCATCGGCGAATCAGGAATGCGCAACCTGTCGAACAACAAGAAAGGAATCAAGGCGGTATCCGATCTGTCAGGCATGAAAATCCGTGTGCTTGAGAACAAATACCACATTGCCACATTCAAAGCTCTAGGTGCCAATCCTACGGCTATGGCTTTTGCAGAGGTCTATACGGCATTGCAGACGCACCAAATTGACGGTCAGGATAACCCAATTACCATCACTTGTACGAATAAGTTCTACGAAGTCCAGAAATTCTACACATTGACGCAGCATATGTTCTGTGCTAACACTGTCTGCGTTAATGCGAAATGGTTCCACTCTCTTCCGGCGTCCTATCAGAAGATCCTCCGCGACGCAGTAAAGCATATGATAGCAGAGCAGAGGAAACTGGTTGATAAGTCTGAATTAGCCAATATTAAAGAGATGCAATCCCACGGTTGCGAAATCAACGAGCTGACACCTGCTCAGAAGACACAATTTGTAAACGCCACAAAAAAAGTCAGGGATGCTTTCGTAACTGAATATGGCAAAAAGGGACAAACGATGCTTGACCTCGCCGCAAAATACAAGAAATAACTAAGGATTATTAGTTTGTATTACGGTGTTGAGGAAGATTTTCTCATATCTTCCTCAACACTGATGAAATTAGGTTCATTATGATGAAGGTAGGCATTTTTTGCGTTGATGCGTTGAGACGAATATGTATTTTTTATAGTTATGCGATCTATACATACGAGGTGTTTGTCTATGAAAAGATTACTGACCTTTCTTAACAAATACATGGAAGAGACGATATTAGTATTTGGCATTACCGTTATGATACTGGCCATTTTCTTCCAAGTAGTTACAAGATATTTCTTCAATTATTCTCTTGCCTGGTCCGAAGAACTAGCTAGATATATATTTATTTGGCAGGTCTGGCTCGCCGTACCCTATGCTGTAATCAAAGGACGCCACATTCGTCTTGATCTGCTTCCTGATATCGTAGGATCTACAGGCAAGTTCGTCCTTCATATGATATTCTTTGCGGTTAGCGTAGGCTTTTTCGCGTTTCTGTCGTGGCAGTCGATATCCGTAGTTAAGGGGGTAATGGCAATGAACCAGTTGACGCCTGTAATCCACATACCAAAATGGATCTGTTATTTATCCGTTCCTGTGGGAAGTCTCCTTGCCGTGCTTCGTTTCATTCAGTACGGAGCATTGCGCGTAATGCGCTTTATAAAGGATCCTAATGACTCAGCCTTATTTGTATTAGACGCAGAGGATAAAGAACTGATTGAGGAAGGAAGTTGTTAATAAATGGACTTTTTGATTCTGTTTGGCTGTCTCTTTGGCCTTTTGGTTCTAGGTGTTCCTATCGGCGTTTGCCTCGGATGTGGCACACTTGCCGTTATGTTGCTAACAACTGATATGTCCGCTATGCTGTTGGCGCAAGCGTGTTTTACAGGTCTGGATTCCTTCACCCTGCTTGCAATCCCGTTCTTCGTCGTTGCCGGAGACTTCATGATGTATGGAGGAATTTCCCGTCGTTTGCTGAACCTTTTCAATGCTCTCATTGGACATGTTACCGGTGGACTTGCCGACGTTACTACTGTCGCCTGCATGTTTTTTGCCGCCATTTCTGGTTCAGGGCCCGCGACCGTGTCGGCCATAGGTACCTTTATGATTCCTGAAATGGAAAACAAGAAATACGACCCTGCTTTTGCTGCGGCTTTGACCGCGTGTGCCGGAGCAATTGGAGTAATTATTCCTCCAAGCATACCTTTCATCATTTACGCCGTTGCTGTCGGCAGTTCTGTCAGTGATTTGTTCTTGGCAGGCGCTATTCCCGGAATATTAATTGGTGTTCTGCTAATGGTAGTCAGTTATCTTATGGCGAAAAAAAATGGTTGGCATGGCAATGATAAAAGGGGCACCCGTCAAGAAGTATGGAAGGCCTTCAAGGATTCTATCCTGGCAATCCTTTCTCCTATTATCATCCTTGGTAGCATCTACGCAGGTGTTTGCTCACCTACTGAGGCCGCCGTAACTGGTGTTGTGTATTCCTTCATCATAGGAGCCTTCGTATATCGTGAACTCAAATGGAAGCACATAGTCAAATCGATGATCGACGCAGCGCTTATCGACGGTTCCACTATTTTTATGGTCGGTATTACAACATGCCTTGGCAGGGTGCTCACGCTTAAGGCGATACCCATCCGCCTCTGCGATTGGCTAGCGACCTTCACCAACAGTAACGCCGTTATCCTCTTGATGGTCGCAGCACTGTTGCTGATAGTCGGATGTTTTATGGATAACATCTCAGCTACTATCATCCTAGCGCCTATCCTGTTGCCGACAGCTGTTAAGTGCGGGCTAACTCCTGTGCAGTTCGGCGTCGTTATGACAAT from Synergistes jonesii harbors:
- a CDS encoding TRAP transporter substrate-binding protein, with amino-acid sequence MKKLFVLVGLLVCLVLAISGVSYAADMPKVSATFCNMLAPDHPQSAAAKILANEVAKETNGNFTIGLQFNGALGSDAETVEATIMGTMNMTGPSAATLATVDPNWYILDVPYVFLSKEQARRALDGDLGKYLSDSLEKSHGLICLGIGESGMRNLSNNKKGIKAVSDLSGMKIRVLENKYHIATFKALGANPTAMAFAEVYTALQTHQIDGQDNPITITCTNKFYEVQKFYTLTQHMFCANTVCVNAKWFHSLPASYQKILRDAVKHMIAEQRKLVDKSELANIKEMQSHGCEINELTPAQKTQFVNATKKVRDAFVTEYGKKGQTMLDLAAKYKK
- a CDS encoding TRAP transporter small permease is translated as MKRLLTFLNKYMEETILVFGITVMILAIFFQVVTRYFFNYSLAWSEELARYIFIWQVWLAVPYAVIKGRHIRLDLLPDIVGSTGKFVLHMIFFAVSVGFFAFLSWQSISVVKGVMAMNQLTPVIHIPKWICYLSVPVGSLLAVLRFIQYGALRVMRFIKDPNDSALFVLDAEDKELIEEGSC
- a CDS encoding TRAP transporter large permease translates to MDFLILFGCLFGLLVLGVPIGVCLGCGTLAVMLLTTDMSAMLLAQACFTGLDSFTLLAIPFFVVAGDFMMYGGISRRLLNLFNALIGHVTGGLADVTTVACMFFAAISGSGPATVSAIGTFMIPEMENKKYDPAFAAALTACAGAIGVIIPPSIPFIIYAVAVGSSVSDLFLAGAIPGILIGVLLMVVSYLMAKKNGWHGNDKRGTRQEVWKAFKDSILAILSPIIILGSIYAGVCSPTEAAVTGVVYSFIIGAFVYRELKWKHIVKSMIDAALIDGSTIFMVGITTCLGRVLTLKAIPIRLCDWLATFTNSNAVILLMVAALLLIVGCFMDNISATIILAPILLPTAVKCGLTPVQFGVVMTMLLAIGFITPPYGINLFVASQLSGVPLLRIAKRAVPLMLAMLVASLFTIFIPQISMALVYLAH